From a single Pseudomonas serboccidentalis genomic region:
- the lpxO gene encoding lipid A hydroxylase LpxO has protein sequence MKLIIAAIYVISIAYVHLRGRVRHKLGRQLSDHSTFLAPINCFLYLFSKKPNKPYLDPSEFPDLSPLQAHWEEIRQEGQNLLRAGEIKRSNQYDDVGFNSFFKSGWKRFYLKWYGESHPSAMKLCPRTTELVQSIGSIKAAMFAELPPGSKLVRHRDPYAGSYRYHLGLDTPNDAGCYINVDGESYHWRDGEAVMFDETYIHYAENTTDKNRIILFCDIERPMKYRWAAAFNAWFSRTVMSAAGAPNDAGDRTGGINRLFTKIYKVRLRGKELKKRNRTRYYMEKWAIFGGLLAIFILI, from the coding sequence GTGAAACTCATCATTGCCGCTATTTATGTCATTTCCATTGCATACGTTCACCTGCGTGGCCGTGTGCGTCACAAACTGGGCCGTCAACTGAGCGATCACTCGACGTTTCTCGCTCCGATCAACTGCTTCCTGTATCTGTTCTCGAAGAAGCCGAACAAGCCGTATCTCGATCCTTCCGAATTTCCGGACCTGAGTCCATTGCAGGCGCACTGGGAAGAAATCCGCCAGGAAGGGCAGAACCTGCTGCGCGCCGGTGAGATCAAGCGCTCGAATCAATACGATGACGTCGGTTTCAACTCGTTCTTCAAAAGTGGCTGGAAGCGTTTCTACCTCAAGTGGTACGGCGAGAGTCATCCGTCGGCGATGAAGCTGTGCCCGCGCACCACCGAACTGGTACAGAGCATCGGCTCGATCAAGGCTGCGATGTTCGCCGAGCTGCCACCGGGTTCGAAACTGGTCCGTCACCGTGATCCCTATGCCGGCTCCTATCGCTACCACCTGGGCCTGGACACGCCGAACGATGCGGGTTGCTACATCAACGTCGACGGTGAAAGCTATCACTGGCGCGACGGTGAGGCCGTCATGTTCGATGAGACCTACATCCACTACGCCGAAAACACCACTGACAAAAACCGCATCATTCTGTTCTGCGACATCGAGCGCCCGATGAAATACCGTTGGGCGGCGGCGTTCAACGCCTGGTTCAGCCGCACTGTGATGTCGGCGGCCGGTGCACCGAACGATGCGGGCGACCGCACCGGCGGGATCAACCGCCTGTTTACCAAAATCTACAAAGTCCGTCTGCGTGGCAAAGAGCTGAAAAAACGCAACCGCACGCGTTACTACATGGAAAAATGGGCGATCTTCGGCGGTCTGCTGGCGATCTTCATTTTGATCTGA